The following proteins are encoded in a genomic region of Diabrotica virgifera virgifera chromosome 1, PGI_DIABVI_V3a:
- the LOC126892000 gene encoding uncharacterized protein LOC126892000 translates to MSPLTKEEIEKHENATECYLCGNPFNPFNRKVKDHHHLNSLYLGPSHNSCNINNKLSNTIPVFFHNMSNYDCHLFIKELSTTGEKVSVIAQTKEKYIAISKRILVEESENGLNKYITVTFVDSYRFLAKSLDILSTTLNSEQCTEIRKYFPNTKHFELVRRKGVFPYSYMDGFDRLKEKTLPPKENFYNNLTNKHISDEDYARAIDVWNTFDCKSMSDYAMVYLVSDVLLLADVFENFRKICYKEYSLDPCHYITAPALSWDAMLRYTEIELELLTDVDMVHFLKKGVRGGVAQCSKREAVANNQYVPNYDPQQPESYIMYLDATNLYGAAMCQYLPYGNFKWVTDVENFNCFSVEDDADKGYVLEVDLEYPAHLHSLHNDLPFCPESMVPPGSKYPKLIPNFNNKTKYIIHYRNLKQCLRYGLVLKRIHRILEFSQSPWLKKYIDLNTSLRNKAKNEFERDLFKLLVNAIFGKTLENVEKRRDIRLCTRWETKTNSLGARVLISKPEFKSCSVFNENLVAIHLGKTKIVYDKPLYVGFTILDLSKTVIYDFYYGHIKKKYGEAANLLYTDTDSLIMEIFTPNFYEDMKRNLEHFDTSNYPTDNIHRIPKTPSILGKMKDEFASVPIKCFYGTGAKAYCIEANTIIKKAKGISKHVTKTQLQKSDYVLLVKKGGVIFRKMYVFVSNLHTIYTELRNKVALSSKDDKRCVINGDVKTLAWGHFLISPHNGTIDDLIRYGNELLHTPELVDLEKIPLEELFQVDSFQYDSYL, encoded by the coding sequence ATGTCGCCGTTAACTaaagaagaaattgaaaaacaTGAGAATGCTACCGAGTGTTACTTGTGTGGAAACCCATTTAATCCTTTCAATCGTAAGGTGAAAGATCATCACCATCTCAATTCATTATATCTTGGACCAAGCCATAACTCctgtaatataaataacaaactcTCAAATACAATACCCGTGTTCTTTCACAACATGAGTAATTATGATTGTCATCTTTTTATTAAAGAGCTTTCAACAACTGGTGAAAAAGTTTCAGTAATTGCACAGACGAAAGAAAAATATATCGCAATTTCTAAAAGAATTCTGGTGGAAGAGTCGGAAAATGGTCtaaataaatacataactgtGACATTTGTTGATTCATACAGATTTTTGGCAAAATCTTTGGATATTCTGAGCACAACCTTAAATTCGGAGCAGTGTACAGAAATTAGAAAGTATTTTCCAAATACTAAACACTTTGAACTTGTGAGGCGTAAGGGTGTGTTTCCTTATTCATATATGGATGGATTTGATAGACTTAAAGAAAAAACACTACCACCTAAAGAAAATTTCTACAATAATCTAACTAACAAACACATTTCTGATGAAGATTATGCAAGAGCAATTGATGTATGGAACACATTTGATTGTAAATCTATGAGTGACTATGCCATGGTGTACTTAGTATCAGATGTCTTATTATTGGCTGATGTgtttgaaaattttagaaaaatatgttaCAAAGAATACAGTTTGGATCCTTGTCACTACATAACTGCTCCTGCATTAAGTTGGGATGCTATGTTAAGATACACCGAAATTGAACTGGAGCTTCTTACAGATGTGGACATGGTACACTTTTTAAAGAAAGGAGTAAGAGGAGGTGTGGCACAATGTAGCAAACGAGAAGCCGTGGCAAATAATCAATATGTGCCCAACTATGATCCACAACAACCCGAGTCTTACATAATGTATCTAGATGCCACAAATTTATATGGTGCAGCCATGTGTCAATATCTTCCATATGGAAATTTTAAATGGGTAACCGATGTTGAAAATTTCAACTGTTTTTCGGTGGAGGATGATGCGGATAAAGGGTATGTGTTGGAAGTGGATTTGGAATATCCAGCTCATTTACATTCTTTACATAATGATTTACCATTCTGTCCCGAGAGCATGGTACCTCCAGGAAGCAAATATCCTAAACTTATCCCAaatttcaacaataaaactaaatacATTATCCATTATCGCAATCTTAAGCAGTGTCTTAGGTATGGTCTGGTACTAAAAAGGATTCATCGTATACTAGAGTTTTCGCAATCACcatggttaaaaaaatatattgacctAAACACATCACTTAGAAACAAGGCCAAAAACGAGTTTGAACGGGATCTTTTTAAGCTTCTAGTTAATGCGATATTCGGTAAAACCCTAGAGAACGTTGAAAAAAGAAGAGATATCCGCCTGTGCACCCGCTGGGAAACAAAAACAAATTCGTTGGGAGCCAGGGTACTTATCTCTAAACCAGAATTCAAGTCTTGTTCCGTGTTTAATGAGAATTTGGTGGCAATACATTTGGGTAAAACCAAAATAGTTTATGACAAGCCTCTCTATGTTGGTTTCACAATTTTAGATTTATCAAAAACAGTGATATATGATTTTTATTATGGACATATCAAAAAGAAATATGGTGAAGCCGCAAACTTGTTATACACAGACACAGACTCCCTGATTATGGAGATATTTACCCCCAATTTCTATGAGGATATGAAGAGAAATTTAGAACATTTCGACACCTCCAACTATCCAACTGATAATATTCACAGGATACCGAAAACACCATCAATactaggaaaaatgaaagatgaaTTTGCATCTGTACCCATTAAATGTTTCTATGGTACAGGTGCTAAAGCTTATTGTATAGAAgcaaatacaataataaaaaaagcaaaaggAATTTCAAAACACGTAACCAAAACACAGTTGCAAAAGAGTGATTATGTACTATTAGTGAAAAAAGGTGGTGTAATCTTTAGAAAAATGTATGTATTCGTGTCTAATTTACATACCATATATACGGAACTTAGGAATAAAGTGGCACTATCTTCTAAGGATGACAAACGCTGTGTAATAAACGGTGACGTAAAAACTCTTGCGTGGGGGCATTTTCTAATTAGTCCACATAATGGTACTATAGATGATCTTATTAGGTATGGGAATGAGCTGCTACACACCCCGGAATTGGTCGATTTAGAAAAGATTCCTCTTGAAGAATTGTTTCAAGTCGATTCTTTTCAATATGATTCATACTTGTAA